The Dioscorea cayenensis subsp. rotundata cultivar TDr96_F1 chromosome 8, TDr96_F1_v2_PseudoChromosome.rev07_lg8_w22 25.fasta, whole genome shotgun sequence genome segment tatatacacctataAACGGTTTTGTATAACAATTTCTAGGAAATCACATAGTTTTACAACTGCTTGAACAACAGTATTGTAAAAATAAACCCCATAGTTAAGTTAGCTAGTAGCCTAGTACACATGAATGTCCAAATATCTATTTCCTATAGCTTGAAATTATCCCTCTATCAGAATCTCAGCATTTTCCAAAGAGATTGATGATCTTCTGATGTGTAGATTGATATCCTAATACTTAGGGGTCAAcatatcatcaaataaaaattagatgGACCATTGCTGTTTTTGACCTAGCATCTTTAATGATCAAATGATGGCAACAAACATACATATAGAAGGAATTCAATGTCCTAAATCATTGTACTGGAATCAATCAGGAAAAATCACTTACTTAATGAATTCATCCAACTGGATTCACTTGCAAACCAGCCTTCCACGTCAGACATACTGCAGTAAATGACCCACTACACAACTACACATCCATTTGCTGCTGCAATACAAGCCTTTGCCTTCCAACAGCGTAACTTCCACAAGACCAGAATTCCTTCATAACAAATCTCATATCGCCCTCATCATTCCTGTGCTTATGGTTTCTTCGACCAAGCAAACAGCCTCCACATTTAGCACATGGGAGGTACAAAATTCATTTGACAGTCTCTAGATTGCCAGAGGTCAGAAACCAGAGAGTTAGACTATTTATTAACTCAGGAAGCCAACAGAGCCCAAGCATACATAAGGACCTTGCCCTTAACTCAAAACTAATACAATCTCAAAATAAATTGTGCTACTAAGATATGTGCGAATTGTTAATAAATTCAGGAACAACAGGTAAACAAAATATCATGCCATCAACACCAAGTAGCCAAAACAAAATTCAGGGATATAAACAACAAGGCCTCCAAAAGAATTAATTTGTATCCAGATGAAAATTAAACTGTACATAATTAAAATGAGGCAAAAATGTTAagacatatatgaaaatatatagtAGATTCTATTCATCAACAGTCACCAactgaaattcaaaaaaattaatacacacATCTATAATCAAAATCAGCCTCTTGAGATTTCATTTGAGATTGAAAACCTTCAGATACAGCGTAGGTAGCAATTATGTTGCATCCGAGCACCTAAGCAATGCAAGGTCCAAAACAAGCCCCGTCTCTACCTGCGACCAAGAGCTCTCTGTGGATCATATGCACCCCAAGAACCATGCCCAGATCCAGCTCCATAAGGAGGAGCACCCTCAACACTTCCAGGAACCTTCAGTTCAAAGAGCAGAAGAACAACTTAATAATATTGAGTTTTCCCATACATGCACATAGTTCTAgcaaattacaaataaatcataCCGGATTCATGCCATAGCCAGCAGGATAAGGATTTCCTCCATAATTTGGATCAGGATTTCCATAATTCCCACCATAAGCTGCAGGAGCAGCTGCAGATCCTACAagggggaaaaaatgaaaatgacaaaTGAGACCAATTCCTGAATGTATATTCATAAGAGAACACAATATGTAAGAAACTAGAGTGCACAATATGTAAGAAAACTCGCTCATAGATAAAGCagagaaataaatttaatgtcTTTATACCTTGATTCCCAGCAGCTGCCGCAGCTCGTGCCCTCTTCTCGGCATTGGCAACCTCTGCACGCAGCTTCTCCACCTCGCGCGCCATTGTAATCAAATTTTTCTCCATGACCTGACCTTGCTCATAATTTTCAGCATAACCCTTCTTTTCATACTCAATAGCAGCCCTAAGCAATACCAACAACTACAATTATTCAGAGACTGAAGAACATTCAcaattagaaacacaaagaacaATCAAGAATCACCTCGCCCGCTGCACTTCTTGCTTCATGGTCTCAATCTCCGCCTTCAAAGCTGGAGCACGCTGAACGTCCGACGAGACCCGTGATAAGTCCTGGGTGAGCCCTTGCACCTGCCCCATAAGCTCCTGCCTCGCTGCGGTAAACTTCTGGATGTCCCCTCGTATCTGAATAAGCTCCGCTCTCATCGCCTCCACTCCTCTCAGCTCCGCCTCCATTTTCATCGACTTCTCATACAcctacaaagaagaaaaaaatttcacaaatttaaCCAAAAAGTTCAccaaaaaattagagaaatcaaaagtgctgaatttttttttcatgggaCCTCGCGGAGCTGCAAGTCCTTCTCGGAGTGCAAGGTCGAGATGCCATGAGACAAGCGTTGGAGCTCATGCTGCGCCGCGGCGAGCTCCTGCTTGAGAGCAACATGGGTGGCAGCGAGGCGCTGGTTGTCAACAAGAAGGGCCTGGATCTCCTGGTGCTGCGCGCCGAGCCTCTCTTCCAACACGGCGGGGTGCGGGGGGAGCCCTCTCGGCCCCCCTCCGCCGAGGACGCCACGGGGGAATGGCGGTGGCGGGCCATCGCGCATTTCGTCAATTAGAGAGGGTAGCATGGGACGATGGTGCGGGTGGCCCATGCCACGGGGGAATGGCGGCGGCTCGTGGCCGGCGCCGCCCTTAATGGGATACGGCGGCCCTCGATTCCGGCCGGCCATGGAGATCAAAACCCTAGAAGGGAATGAAGGAGACGATCAAAACTCCCTTCTTTGGGAAATTGGATTTATAATTTTGCTTGTATTTACGATTTTGCCATCCTTGGAACTGAGCTATTTGATGAAGCCGGCGCCTCTTCCACCGGcttttataattacaaaaacaatacgtatttaatgattaattattttttaaattcatttcaaTGTATTAAAACGTgaaaatgagtttatttttttatgtgatatTGCGCAATAACTAAATagtaatgaatttatttttttaatgtggcGCAATAACTAAATGGtaatgagtttattttttttataaaaaaagtaaaaaatttaatcaaattaataatttttttttcaaatatgccACAATTAGCTTTTATAATTTAAGGGTGTGAAAGAGATtgatatataaaagataaacattcgtattaaaaaaacaagtataaagGTGTACCAGTTATGGTGGTTTAATAGCTAATTAGAGATTTATTATGTGAGAAAAGCTAATACGTAAAATAATGAAAGCTTACTATATGCTACCCAAGTtgatatataaaagataaacatttgtattaaaaaaataaatataaagatgtACCAGTTATGGTGATTTAATAGCCCATTAGAGATTTACTATGTGAGAAAAGCTAATACGTAAGATGATGAAAGCTTACTATATGCTACCCAAGTTGatatatcaaatattataattttatggtGATAAATCAACATTGTCATATAATTTTAGAGGGgtgaaaaatacaatttttttttgggaaaattactgttcacccatcgtaattttcaaaacttcccaaaaaccccctcctacttttgacACCCCTGATgctccgttagtgtttaactccCTTTACCCCTActgctcacttcaaatgggtcccatgttgtgaaatcccatttttggccccgaAAAATAGTGGGAAAGAAAAGCGCTAAATCACATCAGTATTCGACCTCGAAgagctttctgcttggtttaacgtttaaatattttactaatatgtttaataattatcatatccgtgtaatacttcccatctccgtttaacgttatctttacatgtataactattcatattaacgctgtaaattctcaaagtctcgcagtaaaagcggtgatctttttcgctttgatccTGAATTCTCTGGCGGTGGCACGTGGCGTGTgcgaggttatggtatcccgtcataagaattaatgacgagcattaaaatttatgcacCGGTAACATAATCTTTCTCGAACACCcattcgttctcatcgatcgatgtcggcatcgtgcgtttaactttttctcggatatgaagagtcgaccgctgtggaattcacaccataaataaccggaaagaaccctccccatggacatgaccactcctcgtcgtcctcatcatcctcctcctcctcctcctcgtcctcctcttcccactggacaaccactctatcacGAAAGGATGTTTtacgtgaaccttcttccttatctcgAGAATCGTTTAGCGCatgatcacgcaacaagttaaactatctttttcagcttgagtcgaaatgctctcataattgctcGAATCGCGAGAGGATTCTTCActggtggatgacgggcaagcgattaagcgagcatttcgacttgggtaagaaaagaaaaattttcacgtattttcgtgattgcggaggattctctagaggaggaagatcgagaaacatcctttaaagacgaggttgatatttatcactgagactttctcgttaccatttaagaacattacgtcgattagtacaactattacgctacgtgtttaactatcaagtatcttcgtttaagtccgaCCACGACACATCGCCcaatagtcgtttttcatgaatgtgtgttgtttaacctttttaatgttagtACGTTGTGCGAGGTTCAGAGTTGATCGCATGTTActgcaaccgctgtgagcattcgaatgtacagacacttgtttcgttatacgagggtcgagtcgtgagtgtccaaagtccgagcggacgttgtaaatgttgtaaatgttgtaaatcttttataaataaaacgaaacaagcttatttgactgtgaacttctgaaatttaaacatagacctagtaaaaacaaacaatgtgggaaacaaaagaacgtcattgtaaacaatagaaaatacgtaaatatgtttaaacagtgacaacggt includes the following:
- the LOC120266356 gene encoding protein FLX-like 1, with amino-acid sequence MAGRNRGPPYPIKGGAGHEPPPFPRGMGHPHHRPMLPSLIDEMRDGPPPPFPRGVLGGGGPRGLPPHPAVLEERLGAQHQEIQALLVDNQRLAATHVALKQELAAAQHELQRLSHGISTLHSEKDLQLREVYEKSMKMEAELRGVEAMRAELIQIRGDIQKFTAARQELMGQVQGLTQDLSRVSSDVQRAPALKAEIETMKQEVQRARAAIEYEKKGYAENYEQGQVMEKNLITMAREVEKLRAEVANAEKRARAAAAAGNQGSAAAPAAYGGNYGNPDPNYGGNPYPAGYGMNPVPGSVEGAPPYGAGSGHGSWGAYDPQRALGRR